A stretch of the Oncorhynchus clarkii lewisi isolate Uvic-CL-2024 chromosome 9, UVic_Ocla_1.0, whole genome shotgun sequence genome encodes the following:
- the LOC139416674 gene encoding synaptophysin-like: MDVVNQLVATGQFTIIKQPLGFMKILQWIFAIFAFSTCGSYSGMFKMSVECKNRSESDLSIEVEFEYPFRLHQVYFDAPTCKGGNPERLFLIGDYSSSAGFFVTVGVFSFLYSMAALSVYVFILEKYREGCKGAQIDFVVTCVFTFFWLVASSAWAKGLSDVKASTDPDKVLLLIEACDEPENRCREVHDPVVSGLNTSVAFGFLNLILWGGNLWFVFKETGWLAAFGGTYAPSQEKAPAPESFGQDGYGQEGYAQQGDAYTGTQGGYQPDYGQGGYTEGGGDYQQGGYEQQPTPYANQM; encoded by the exons ATCTTTGCCATCTTTGCTTTCTCGACATGCGGCAGCTACTCTGGCATGTTCAAGATGAGTGTGGAGTGTAAAAACCGGTCAGAGAGTGACCTGAGCATTGAGGTGGAGTTTGAGTATCCATTCAG GCTACATCAGGTGTACTTCGATGCCCCAACCTGTAAGGGGGGAAACCCTGAGCGTCTGTTCCTGATCGGAGACTACTCCTCCTCAGCTGGGTTCTTTGTCACCGTCGGTGtcttctccttcctctactcCATGGCAGCCCTTTCTGTGTATGTTTTCATTCTGGAGAAATACCGTGAAGGCTGCAAGGGAGCCCAGATT GACTTTGTTGTGACCTGTGTGTTCACCTTCTTCTGGCTGGTGGCTTCTTCTGCCTGGGCTAAGGGTCTGTCGGATGTGAAGGCATCCACCGACCCAGACAAGGTTCTCTTGCTGATCGAGGCCTGCGACGAACCGGAGAACCGCTGCCGTGAAGTCCATGACCCTGTCGTCTCTGGTCTCAACACATCTGTG GCATTTGGCTTCCTAAACCTGATCCTGTGGGGAGGGAACCTGTGGTTCGTGTTCAAGgagactggctggctggcagctTTTGGAGGCACATACGCACCTTCCCAGGAGAAAGCGCCTGCCCCAGAGTCCTTCGGCCAGGACGGCTATGGGCAGGAGGGCTATGCACAGCAGGGGGATGCCTATACCGGCACCCAGGGAGGCTACCAGCCCGACTATGGCCAGGGCGGCTACACTGAGGGAGGTGGAGACTATCAGCAGGGGGGATACGAACAGCAGCCCACCCCCTACGCCAATCAGATGTGA